Proteins encoded by one window of Modestobacter marinus:
- a CDS encoding DUF4383 domain-containing protein, translating to MGVRENLRHRRPNRSDDGDRTEERGGSVVHTVQRVGAVVVALVLLTFGLLGFADGLAYFSTDGGEVAGLSSNGLLSTISVVTALVLVVTAFLGPRAVSNTMLVLGTLFLISALANLAVLESDYNLLAFSMANVIFSICAGLVLLTLGAYGRISGNLPADSPYREDRGPEVSPEDLDPQLPQTPAEEAAERDMREAELAVVEHRATAEQQQRVDAMAKVRTRADRRRVWMSFDRTSLT from the coding sequence ATGGGCGTGCGAGAGAACCTGCGACACCGCCGGCCGAACCGGTCGGACGACGGGGACCGGACCGAGGAGCGCGGCGGGTCGGTGGTCCACACCGTGCAGCGCGTCGGCGCGGTGGTGGTGGCCCTGGTCCTGCTCACCTTCGGCCTGCTCGGCTTCGCCGACGGGCTGGCCTACTTCTCCACCGACGGCGGCGAGGTGGCCGGCCTGTCCTCCAACGGCCTGCTCTCCACGATCTCGGTGGTCACCGCGCTGGTGCTGGTGGTCACCGCGTTCCTCGGGCCCCGCGCGGTGTCGAACACCATGCTGGTGCTCGGCACGCTGTTCCTGATCTCGGCGCTGGCCAACCTGGCCGTGCTGGAGAGCGACTACAACCTGCTGGCGTTCTCGATGGCCAACGTCATCTTCTCCATCTGCGCCGGCCTGGTGCTGCTGACGCTGGGCGCCTACGGCCGGATCAGCGGCAACCTGCCCGCCGACAGCCCCTACCGGGAGGACCGGGGCCCGGAGGTCTCCCCCGAGGACCTCGACCCGCAGCTCCCGCAGACCCCGGCGGAGGAGGCGGCCGAGCGGGACATGCGGGAGGCCGAGCTCGCCGTCGTCGAGCACCGCGCCACCGCCGAGCAGCAGCAGCGGGTGGACGCCATGGCGAAGGTGCGCACCCGGGCGGACCGGCGACGGGTCTGGATGTCCTTCGACCGGACGTCGCTGACCTGA
- a CDS encoding precorrin-3B synthase: MSSPGTSLSAPRERADACPGALQTHAAADGGLARVRVPGGAISAGQLQALASAARELGDGHLELTSRGNLQLRGLPAGAEAELGDRLAAVGLLPSATHERVRNVLASTLSGRTEGGHVDVRPWVLAFDAGLRADPALADLPGRFLLTLDDGRGDVAGLGGDVGLLALSPDSVALLLGGVDSGLRCSPDDAVALALDAAGAFLDERTAQSSTAWRLTELTDGPTHVATRLDHHNGHFGGQVEVPGAPVVGPVGAAMQLDGRTALIGVVPLGRVSADQADLLARLGAEVQLTPWRSVVVPDLAEDAVDDAAVDLYRTGIVFDEASPWLQVTTCAGRPGCAKSLADVRADAVAAVASRALPAGGDRQHWAGCERRCGRPQGGVVDVVATPAGYDLRIEKD; the protein is encoded by the coding sequence ATGTCCTCACCCGGTACCTCCCTCTCCGCTCCGCGCGAGCGCGCCGACGCCTGCCCCGGTGCGCTGCAGACCCACGCCGCCGCCGACGGCGGGCTGGCCCGGGTGCGGGTGCCGGGTGGGGCGATCAGCGCGGGGCAGCTGCAGGCGCTGGCGTCGGCCGCCCGGGAGCTCGGGGACGGGCACCTGGAGCTGACCAGCCGGGGCAACCTCCAGCTGCGCGGCCTGCCGGCCGGCGCCGAGGCCGAGCTGGGCGACCGGCTGGCCGCCGTCGGGCTGCTGCCCAGCGCCACGCACGAGCGGGTGCGCAACGTGCTGGCCAGCACGCTGTCCGGGCGCACGGAGGGCGGGCACGTCGACGTCCGGCCGTGGGTCCTCGCCTTCGACGCCGGCCTGCGCGCCGACCCGGCGCTGGCCGACCTGCCCGGCCGCTTCCTGCTCACCCTGGACGACGGCCGGGGCGACGTCGCCGGTCTCGGTGGGGACGTCGGCCTGCTGGCCCTCTCCCCCGACTCGGTTGCCCTGCTCCTCGGCGGCGTCGACTCCGGCCTGCGCTGCTCCCCGGACGACGCGGTCGCGCTGGCGCTGGACGCCGCCGGCGCCTTCCTCGACGAACGCACCGCCCAGAGCTCGACCGCCTGGCGCCTGACCGAGCTGACCGACGGCCCCACCCACGTCGCCACCCGCTTGGACCACCACAATGGCCATTTCGGTGGTCAGGTGGAGGTGCCGGGGGCGCCGGTCGTGGGGCCGGTCGGGGCGGCGATGCAGCTCGACGGGCGGACGGCGCTGATCGGCGTCGTCCCGCTGGGGCGGGTCTCCGCCGACCAGGCCGACCTGCTCGCCCGGCTGGGCGCGGAGGTGCAGCTGACCCCCTGGCGCAGCGTGGTCGTGCCCGACCTCGCCGAGGACGCCGTGGACGACGCCGCCGTCGACCTGTACCGCACCGGCATCGTCTTCGACGAGGCGAGCCCCTGGCTGCAGGTAACCACCTGCGCGGGGCGCCCGGGCTGCGCCAAGTCGCTGGCCGACGTCCGCGCCGACGCGGTGGCCGCCGTCGCGTCCCGGGCGCTGCCCGCCGGTGGCGACCGACAGCACTGGGCCGGTTGCGAGCGCCGCTGCGGCCGACCACAGGGCGGGGTCGTCGACGTCGTCGCGACGCCGGCCGGCTACGACCTCCGGATCGAGAAGGACTGA
- a CDS encoding tetratricopeptide repeat protein, whose translation MTQPYEIDLHSEYLRADLFFAMGQPTEAARVLEAVVAAEPDNQAALELLARSCFGSAQLGRAEETLARLVELAPANGWARRALARTLERQSRHDDAAVHHRVADALGAA comes from the coding sequence ATGACCCAGCCGTACGAGATCGACCTGCACTCGGAGTACCTGCGCGCGGACCTCTTCTTCGCGATGGGGCAGCCCACCGAGGCCGCCCGCGTCCTGGAGGCCGTGGTCGCCGCCGAGCCGGACAACCAGGCGGCCCTGGAGCTGCTGGCCCGCAGCTGTTTCGGGTCCGCGCAGCTCGGCCGGGCCGAGGAGACCCTGGCCCGGCTGGTGGAGCTGGCCCCGGCCAACGGGTGGGCCCGCCGCGCGCTGGCCCGCACCCTGGAGCGGCAGAGCCGCCACGACGACGCCGCCGTCCACCACCGGGTGGCCGACGCGCTCGGCGCCGCCTGA
- a CDS encoding precorrin-8X methylmutase: protein MYDYEHDGAEIYRQSFATIRAEADLSGLPEDVGRVAVRMIHACGQVDLVSDVAFSPDVVRAGRKALESGAPVLCDAQMVASGVTRKRLPAFNEVVCTLNDPRTPDLAREMGTTRTAAAMHLWGDRLDGAVVAIGNAPTALFHLLEMVAAGAPRPAAVIGIPVGFIGAVESKEALAATDLEFLVVRGRRGGSAITAAAVNAIASTAE, encoded by the coding sequence ATGTACGACTACGAGCACGACGGCGCCGAGATCTACCGGCAGTCCTTCGCCACGATCCGCGCCGAGGCCGACCTGTCCGGCCTGCCCGAGGACGTCGGCCGGGTCGCCGTCCGGATGATCCACGCCTGCGGGCAGGTCGACCTGGTGTCCGACGTGGCCTTCTCCCCCGACGTCGTCCGGGCCGGCCGCAAGGCGCTGGAGTCCGGCGCCCCGGTGCTGTGCGACGCCCAGATGGTCGCCTCCGGGGTGACCCGCAAGCGGCTGCCGGCGTTCAACGAGGTGGTCTGCACCCTCAACGACCCGCGCACCCCCGACCTGGCCCGGGAGATGGGCACCACCCGCACCGCGGCGGCGATGCACCTGTGGGGCGACCGGCTCGACGGCGCCGTCGTCGCGATCGGCAACGCCCCGACCGCGCTGTTCCACCTGCTGGAGATGGTCGCTGCCGGCGCGCCCCGCCCCGCCGCGGTGATCGGCATCCCGGTGGGGTTCATCGGCGCGGTCGAGTCCAAGGAGGCGCTGGCCGCCACCGACCTGGAGTTCCTCGTCGTCCGCGGCCGCCGGGGCGGCAGCGCCATCACCGCCGCTGCGGTCAACGCGATCGCGAGCACCGCCGAATGA
- a CDS encoding precorrin-2 C(20)-methyltransferase yields the protein MSGRLYGVGLGPGDPELVTVKAARLIGAADVVAFHAAQHGRSVARGLAAPYLRADQVEELLVYPVTTETTDHPGGYQGAIDEFYEAAAARLAAHLDAGRDVVVLAEGDPFFYGSYMHMHKRLAHRYPTEVVPGVTSVSGAAAVLGRPLVERDEVLTVLPGTLPADELAEWLATTDSAAVMKLGRTFANVREAFDAAGVLDRAWYVERATTDRQRVAPLADVDPETVPYFSLALLPSRLTGPGNDPERTGDTRPHAGEVVVVGLGPGKRAWTTPETAEALDRADDLIGYGPYLDRVPANPRQTRYPSDNRVEAERAAHALELARSGRRVAVVSSGDPGVFAMAAAVLEVAAESFPDVEVRVLPGLTAAQAVASKVGAPLGHDFAVISLSDVLKPWDVVLDRLRAVATADLVIALYNPRSRARPHQLGEATKVLLDVKPPETVVVVGRDVGGPEETLTVTTLGEFDPETVDMRCLVMIGSTQTRVTPSGQVFTSRRYPGR from the coding sequence GTGAGCGGGCGGCTGTACGGGGTCGGGCTGGGGCCCGGCGACCCGGAGCTGGTGACGGTCAAGGCGGCCCGGCTGATCGGCGCCGCGGACGTCGTGGCCTTCCACGCCGCCCAGCACGGCCGCTCGGTCGCCCGCGGGCTGGCTGCGCCCTACCTGCGCGCGGACCAGGTCGAGGAGCTGCTGGTCTACCCGGTGACCACCGAGACCACCGACCACCCCGGCGGCTACCAGGGCGCCATCGACGAGTTCTACGAGGCCGCCGCCGCCCGGCTGGCCGCGCACCTGGACGCCGGCCGTGACGTCGTCGTGCTCGCCGAGGGCGACCCGTTCTTCTACGGCTCCTACATGCACATGCACAAGCGGCTCGCCCACCGGTACCCGACCGAGGTGGTGCCCGGCGTGACGAGCGTCAGCGGCGCCGCCGCGGTGCTCGGCCGGCCGCTGGTCGAGCGGGACGAGGTGCTCACCGTGCTGCCCGGCACGCTGCCGGCCGACGAGCTCGCCGAGTGGCTGGCGACCACCGACTCCGCCGCGGTGATGAAGCTGGGCCGCACGTTCGCCAACGTGCGCGAGGCGTTCGACGCCGCCGGCGTGCTCGACCGGGCCTGGTACGTGGAGCGCGCGACCACCGACCGGCAGCGGGTGGCCCCGCTGGCCGACGTCGACCCGGAGACGGTGCCGTACTTCTCGCTGGCCCTGCTGCCCAGCCGGCTCACCGGCCCGGGCAACGACCCCGAGCGCACCGGGGACACCCGGCCGCACGCCGGCGAGGTCGTCGTCGTCGGGCTGGGCCCGGGCAAGCGCGCCTGGACGACGCCGGAGACCGCCGAGGCGCTGGACCGCGCCGACGACCTGATCGGCTACGGCCCCTACCTGGACCGGGTGCCGGCCAACCCACGGCAGACCCGCTACCCCAGCGACAACCGGGTCGAGGCCGAGCGGGCCGCGCACGCCCTGGAGCTCGCCCGGTCCGGACGCCGGGTGGCGGTGGTCTCCAGCGGCGACCCCGGGGTCTTCGCGATGGCCGCCGCGGTGCTCGAGGTGGCGGCGGAGAGCTTCCCGGACGTCGAGGTGCGGGTGCTGCCCGGGCTCACCGCGGCCCAGGCGGTGGCGTCGAAGGTGGGCGCCCCGCTCGGGCACGACTTCGCGGTGATCTCGCTGTCCGACGTCCTCAAGCCCTGGGACGTCGTGCTGGACCGGCTGCGCGCCGTGGCCACCGCGGACCTGGTGATCGCCCTCTACAACCCGCGGTCGCGGGCCCGGCCGCACCAGCTGGGCGAGGCGACGAAGGTGCTGCTGGACGTGAAGCCGCCGGAGACCGTCGTCGTGGTCGGCCGGGACGTCGGCGGGCCCGAGGAGACGCTCACCGTCACCACCCTCGGCGAGTTCGACCCGGAGACGGTCGACATGCGCTGCCTGGTGATGATCGGCTCGACCCAGACCCGGGTGACGCCGTCCGGCCAGGTCTTCACCTCCCGCCGCTACCCCGGCCGCTGA